The DNA segment TCGGCGGAAATGCCGTAACCGGAGAACATCCGGCGGATGGTCACCGGACCAAAGTTCGAAAACAGATCGATCAGGAAATCGCGATCCATCGGCAAGCGTCTCGTGCCCCGGACGCGGCGCAGCGTCACGATGCGCCGCAGAGCCGGGGTCCGGTCTAAGTCTGGGTCCCGGTTCTGCGCAGCAGCTCAAGCGCCGCAGCGCGCCCGGGACAGGGATCAGCCTTCGACGTCGGCCGGCTTGAGCTGCACCGATTCACCGCAGCCGCAGGCGCCGATCTGGTTCGGATTGTTGAAGATGAACTGGGCCTGCATCCTGTCGGCCTTGTAGTCCATTTCGGTGCCGAGCAGAAACAGCACCGCCTTGGGATCGACCAGGATCTTCACGCCCTTGTCCTCGACGACTTCATCGGTCGGGCGAACCTCGTGGGCATATTCGACCGTGTAGGACTGACCGGCGCAGCCGCCGTTCTTGACGCCGACCCGCAGGCCGACGATTT comes from the Bradyrhizobium erythrophlei genome and includes:
- a CDS encoding HesB/IscA family protein, giving the protein MIDMTPTSSTPKAKRPRPQVMKLTEAAATRIVELTKRADSEIVGLRVGVKNGGCAGQSYTVEYAHEVRPTDEVVEDKGVKILVDPKAVLFLLGTEMDYKADRMQAQFIFNNPNQIGACGCGESVQLKPADVEG